The genomic interval AAATAAAAATAAAAATAAAAATAAAAATAAAAATAAAAATAAAAATAAAAATAAAAATAAAAATAAAAATAAAAATAAAAATAAAAATAAAAATAAAAATAAAAATAAAAATAAAAATAAAAAACAATAACACAATTAAAAAATTAACTTAAATAAAAAAATAGAAATAAATTAGAAAATAAAATAAAAAAGCAAAGTTTAGTAATGACTAGCCGGAGTCATGTCTAAATGCTTATCTTCACTCTTTTTACCTGGAATTCCATATGCATCGGCCCTGCATTGAGTACAGGCCCTGAAGATAGGAATAATCTCTTCCACTTCATCCCTGACTTTTTCAATCTCAGCACAAGTTGGTCTGGAGAAATCCTTCATTTTTCCCAGCGGAATTAATGGAATAACATTCATTAGAGAAGCGCCTCGTTTTTTAACCTCACGGGCAATGTCCACGATGTGTTCATCATTTAATCCAGGAATTAAAACACTGTTCACCTTGACAATGATTCCTTTCTCTGTAATCTTTTCAATCCCATCTAATTGGTTTTTGGAGAGTAATTTAAAGGCCTCTTCTCCCTCATAAACCTGGCCATCATAAACTACATGAGAGTAAATTTCCTTTCCAATTTGAGGATCTACTGCATTTACAGTAACTGTAATAGTGTTAATATTCAGTTCAGCCAGCTCATCTGCTTTATCGGCCAGAAGCAGGCCATTGGTACTCATACATTTTATAAGGTCTGGAAACTCCGCGCTAGCTTTTTTAAAGAATTTGAATGTATCTTCATTAGCTAGAGCATCACCCGGTCCAGCTACACCAATAACTGAAATAGGCATTTCACCAGTGACTTTTTCCACGTGTTCAACCGCGTCATCTGCAGTCATGATTCTAGCAGCCACACCAGGCCGGATTTCACATTCATTCAGTTCCCGGGTACAGAAATTGCAGTGGATATTACATCGGGGAGCAATAGGTAGGTGAATTCTTCCCACTTTATCGTGCATTTTTTCATTAAAACATGGGTGAGCTTTAGTTACGTGAGCAAATCTTGCTTGTTTTTCTGTTTCATCCATTGAGATGACCTCTTAATAATTAATTTAATTTTGAATATTTAATTTGTATATAAGTATGTGAATTATATCTAAATTATAGTAAGTTTATATCTTCATTAAGCATCTTATTAAAAATTCTATTTGAAACTCGTTCGATTATATTAAAACTATTCGTATATTAACAAATAATATATATGCATTTATAATATAAATATTTGATGTAAATTATTAATGTCATTAAATTAATTGGAGAATTTAATTAATTTAAATTAGATGATTTTAAATCCTCAATCATCTCACGGCATTTATCAATCCATTCTTCCCTTAAAAGTTCATCTGTACAAGCCATAGCAACAATATTGTCCTCGGATAAATCTTTTATAACTCTAAAACCTTCGGGGAGAATTCTAAAAATTGCATCATATATTTTTCTCTTTAGGTTTTCAACCGGGTCAACAACCACCATTCCTTTAATGTCAGTGGAAGGGTTTTCAATAATAATTTCAAACCGGCTGGGCTGTTGAATCTTCTCCCGGCCTTCAGTTTCCCATAATTTTTTAAGTAACTGAGGTAGATAATTTTCATCCTTAATACGAATAGTTATATTATCTTCTTCTGCCTCATAGGAATAGGTGGCAAAGTCTTCAATTAAAACCGGTTGAGTTGTTTTGGCCACCATGACTGCAATAATGAATACTGGTTCTCGAGGGTCAATAAAAACTCTCATGTCTTTAATTGACCTATTAATTTGCAAATCATGAGTTACTTGTTTTATTATCAACTCGTAAACTGCAGCCCCTTTAGGATCATAACATTCCACTAACATTTAAAGCCCTCTTTAATTTGACAGATATTAAATAAAATTTACAATTAATGACAATGCATTTTCTGTTGTTATTTATGTCTAGTTAATAAACTATTCCTGTCTTTTTCCAATTCCAGAAACCAAAAGAGCTGATCCTACAGCCCCAATATATTGAGAATACTCAGGAACAATTACATTAATGCCCCCCAAAACATCACTAACTGCTTCCACCAGGCCCTCAATTAGTGAAGTCCCTCCTACCTGAATTAATGGTTCACGAACATCAATTTCTTGAAGTTGTTGCTCATAAACCTGTTCGGCGACAGAATGACATGCTGCTGCGGCAACATCCTCTTTACTACCCCCTGCGGCCAGAGAAGTAACCAGGTCCTGAATACCGAAAACAATACAGTAACTATTCAAAAGAGCTTTGTGATAGTCACCTTTTATGGCTAAAGGCCCCAGTTCACTGATGTCTGCTCCCAATCGACGTGCAGTTATCTCTAAGAAACGACCAGATGCTCCAGCACATATTCCACCCATGGTGAAATTGTCAGGAATACCATCATTAACTGTAATCACCTTATTATCCATCCCACCAATATCTAAAACCGTGGCTTCTCCTTTTTGATGGCCAGCCAAGTAAACTGCACCTTTAGAATTAACAGAAAGCTCTTCTTGAATCAATTCAGCCCCCATTTTCTTCCCAATAGTCAGTCTACCATACCCAGTCACACCCATACCATCAATATCATCCATGGTATAGCCCGTGCCTTCCATGGCCTCAGCAATTCCATCATTGGTACAGCCAATAACATCGGTTGTTGGTAACCATCCAGTTCCAATAACCTTATTTTTTTCCATTAAAACTACTTTGGTAGTGGTAGAACCAGAATCTACACCCAATGTAAGGCCTTCTTGCTTTTCACGAGCCAATATGCTTTTTCGGGCTACGATAGTGGATAATGCTTCCATTCTGATGAACAATTCATCTGCTTTGGTTCTCTCAGTGAAAGAATAGGTTACCACAGGTAATCTAGTGTTCTGTTGAATAAATCTTCGAACCTCATTTCTAACCAAGGCTCCTTCCGCACATCTAAAACAGGTGGCGATAAAAACAGCATCGGCATCGCTTTTACCTTCCACAATAGACATGGCCCGGGCAATCATTAGCCTAATACCTGAACTGGCACAGTTGAAACCAAATTTTTCATAAGCTTCATCAATATAATCAATATCAGTCTCAGGAATTATAATTTCAGCACCAAAAGTACTGGCTGCTTTTTCTATTTCTTTCTGAACACCACTGTACTCAGTTCCACACGAGATTTGGGCTATTTTAACCATTGTCTTCCTCCAGCGAGTCTAAAAAGGTGTTAATCTTATTTACAAGTTCCGTAGTTTCATCTTTAGTTTTAGGGTATTTTAATTCCAAGGTAGGAATTCCTCTTTTTCTAAGGTAAAACACACACAATTCATTGGTTCTGGCACATCCAATGCACCCAAACCCAAATGGAGCTTCGTCCATGATAATGGCAGCCTCTGCCTCTTCAATTAGTGGCCCGAAAATAGACATCCTCCCCCTAACACCAGATGGGACCTCTATGGCCGCATATTTTAGGCCTTTAATAGGATCTTCCTCAGTGAGATTAAAAGGTGGTGAGTCAATTTCAGGATCTTTGACCTTTTTTCTTATTTCATTTTGTAAAACTAAAGCTTTGTGACCTTTTCTTTCAATTAAATCTGCGAGTATGAGTGAATTTGGTGGAAATATAGCTACTTTCAATAGAATTCCCCCTTGGAAGGTTCATTTTTAATTGGTTCTGGTCGGCGAGAAATTTCGATCATATCACTGAAAAGACCTTTAGTAATGTCAACTACACCAATAGCAGCAATAGTTTCGTTATTTTCTTTTATAGGAACTACAACTAAAGGCATTCCCTGATAAGGACCAGATTCTGGTTCACCGCGTATCGTTTGACCAGTTTCTAAAACTTTTTCTAAAACCGGGCCGCTGTATTCATAGTCAATAATTTCACCTTCTTCTATGCGGACTCCTTTTGAATTTTTAGTTCGCATAGTAAGGGGCAGGTTATTAATCAGTTCATGTATGGCCAGTGCCATGTTTTCAATTTCTTTCCCATTTGATGATGAAGTAATTTTCATTTTTAGCCCTCATCTTGAATTTTTGATGATTTATCTGATGATTTAGATTTAGAATATGATTTTTCAGCAATTTCTCTGAATTCATCCACTGAAACTTTCTCTGGTTCTTTAATATCAACTTTTTGTGGCTTTTTCAAGGCTTCACCAATAAAGCCAAGTAATTTAAATTCCTTTTCCAGTTGATGATAACCTTCTCTGGCAGCTCCTCTATGGCCCCTGCACCTTCTTGGATCGCCTGGAGGGAACCCACGATCTTTGGTAAATATATTATATGGGTCAAGTTTTCTGGCTTTTTCAACCGCATGATCCACATATTCCTGATCCCCATAAACCATAGCACCATAACAGGTTGATTTTATGGTCAAAGGAAGTTCCATCATGTGCAAACTTTGTGTAAGCTCGCTCTGACTAATGGTAGCTCCCGGGCCTAAAATAATCATTCTGGTTCGAGTATGGTCATCTTTACAGACTTCAGGACTTTCTTTCGGCGACATATACTAAATCCCCCTCTTTGAATTTTTCTAAACTTTCTAAACCTTTAGTTATTGATCCAATAATGTTAGTACCATTAAATGGTTCTCCAGTAGGGCCGAATTCATCATTATCTTCAAATCTAACCCCAATTATACCAATATGTCTTCTAGACATATTAGTTATCCCCAATTCACCCTTTTGAACACATTTTTGAGGATTACTCTCTGGAATTAATCCTTTTGCTTCTTTAGAATCCCCTTTAAACATTATCACCTTCATTCCAGGGAAAGCAAAATGCACTTTTATAGAACCTAAAGGAGCATCAATCAAACCAGAAATCTTTTTAAAGTACCAGGTCGAACGTGGGGCTTCTTTATTAAATTCAACTTCTATTAGATTATCTTTATTAATTCCTAAAGTTTTTACTTTATTTTCTTTAACAATATCCATTGTAAATTGAGGTTCCTGACTAACTACCAATGCATCATCATCCGTTAAACCATCACGAATATGTTCAATTCCCCTCATCTTTAAGAATGTCTCCGCTTCTTTTTGAGTCATGGATAAAGTCATTATACGTTCTGGTTCGATTTTAAAAGTGACTTCATCACCTTTTTTGGCTATATCCAGAAGATGTATACCTTGTTCAACATTTCCAATTATAGTATGTGATGGAGTGGCAACTCTATCCTCACGGTAGATATAAACTTTTCCTACACCTTTACCAGTGTTTCTAAAAGTAACCGTGCCTCTTTTTCGTTCTCCTATTACTTCAGGATCTTTTTTCAATCCCTGCAAGGCATAAAAACCTACAAATGTATTTGATTCATAATCAACCGTGATTTTTCCGTTCTTTGCCAGTGCATAAAGATGTTCTGTGGATTGTGGAGAATCACCAAAAGGTTTTACCAGCACATAGGTAAATATTTGATTTCCTTCTTCTAGCAGAGTTCCAATATCCGTCACTGCCGCACTCTGTATAATACTTTTGCGCTCAATAACAGGTTCTACACTTAAAATAGTATCCCTATCTTCAAGATTCAAAACAGTTCTCCTACCACCAGCAATTCTGGCAAAAACCCCACGATTACCCTTAGGAACACCATAAACTGCCGAATGATCATCTCTAATCAAAATTATATGGGTAGAATCTGAAGTAAACCCAGAAAGACTTAAAACAACTTCTCCCTCTTCATAAAAAAATTCATCACGAGTTGATTCCAAATCAGTTTTTATAGGGCCTATAGCTGCCTCATCAGAGGTTGTCCATCGCACATGGAGATTTTCAAATAGTTTATAATTCTTTTTCCATTCATTTATTAGCTCTTGGGCATCATCATCTTCAACCATTTCAATAATTATGCTGCCATGGTTGGTCTTGATTTTATATTTGTTAATATGTTTTTCAAACTCTTCTTTGCCCTTAATAACTCCTAAAACACAGCCTTTTTTATAAGGAGCATTAGTAGCTTGAATAGCGTCTTCTATGGTGGAACCATCTGGAAGCTCCACTTTCTGGCCATTGACCTTTACCAACATTGGATTCCCTCTTAATATTGAATTATCGAGAATTTTATTAAATAATAGATATTAATTTAATAATAGGAATTTTTTATTAAAATATTATTTCATGAAATATGGATTAATTTGTATTTAAAGTCCTATTTAATACCTATTTTTAAAGAACTATTTATTTAAATTTTACAATTTTTATAATTCAATAATATATTGTCAATCAATATATTACAAAATAGTAGAGATATGTTTAAAATTCAAGAAAAAGGATAATGTACTCGAATAATATTCTAAATAATTTATAAATTCAAATAATCAAGTTAAAAAAAATAATATTTAATGATAATGAGTTAAAATAGTAAGTTAATGAATCAAAAAGCGCAAATTAATCAATTTGAGCTTTCTTCCCTTACACCCATTATTCCATTTATTTTTAAATCAAAAAGAACTCTTTTTTGGCCTTCATGTTCCAGATACAACTTTTCATCGGCAATTATTTCCCCCACAACTGCACCAGTTATATTAACTTCTTTTAAAAGTTCTAAACACATTTCAACAGTTGAAGAATCAGCAGTTAGGACAAATCCAGAACCTGGATAAGATTTAAGCCATTCATCCCAGCTTACAGACTCATTGCGCGGAATTTTATTTAATTCCACTTCAGCACCTACTCCAGAGGATTCTAAAAGCATCCCCAAAGTCCCTAAGGTTCCAGGATTACTAATATCTTTTCCAGCAGTAACCAGCTTTTGAGCACCTATTTTGCCCATAACATCAATTTGGGCCTGAATCAGAGACGGTTCTTTGTGAGTGGTGGTATCCCAGTTTAGGGCAAATTTAGGATGCTGCTGTCCATCTAAATCAATAGCTACAATTACCTTATCACCAACTTGTGCATCACAACTGGTTATTAAAGCATCCTTGGGCACAACACCCGAAATAGAAACATCAAGAGCATCATAGGGCGTATCTGGATGGACATGTCCTCCGACCATAGGAACTCCAAATTTCCGGGCCCCGTCTTTTATTCCTTCCATTACGGCATGACAGGATTCTTCATTGTTAACGGATAGAACATTGACCATACCCATAGGTTTTCCACCCATGGCTGCAATATCATTAACATTAACCAAAACCGAGCAATAGCCTGCCCAGTAAGGATCCTTAGTCATGAGTTGACCCCAAATTCCATCTGCAGCCAATAACAGAAGCTTTCCATCGCCAATATCTATAGCTGATGCATCATCACCAAAATTAAGAACAGTGTTGCCTGCAACATTGTAAACGTCTTTTAGAATATTTGTTATTTCTCTAATTGGTTTTTTTCGGGTGACTCCTTCAAAGTTTTTGAGAGAATCAACCAGAGTGTCTAAATCCAAATCTACACCTCAACAATCTCTGTTTCTTTTATATAATATTGAGCAGCCGTATTATCTATAAGTTGTAATAATTCCTTTTTAAAAGTTTCTATATCATCAATTTCTATGAATTCTAAGCCATTAAATAGTTCAGAAAAGATTCTCTCACCAATAATATCGTCCCAACCACTTTCCAGCTCCACAATCATGGACCCT from Methanobacteriaceae archaeon carries:
- the nifB gene encoding FeMo cofactor biosynthesis protein NifB — translated: MDETEKQARFAHVTKAHPCFNEKMHDKVGRIHLPIAPRCNIHCNFCTRELNECEIRPGVAARIMTADDAVEHVEKVTGEMPISVIGVAGPGDALANEDTFKFFKKASAEFPDLIKCMSTNGLLLADKADELAELNINTITVTVNAVDPQIGKEIYSHVVYDGQVYEGEEAFKLLSKNQLDGIEKITEKGIIVKVNSVLIPGLNDEHIVDIAREVKKRGASLMNVIPLIPLGKMKDFSRPTCAEIEKVRDEVEEIIPIFRACTQCRADAYGIPGKKSEDKHLDMTPASHY
- a CDS encoding methanogenesis marker 17 protein, whose translation is MLVECYDPKGAAVYELIIKQVTHDLQINRSIKDMRVFIDPREPVFIIAVMVAKTTQPVLIEDFATYSYEAEEDNITIRIKDENYLPQLLKKLWETEGREKIQQPSRFEIIIENPSTDIKGMVVVDPVENLKRKIYDAIFRILPEGFRVIKDLSEDNIVAMACTDELLREEWIDKCREMIEDLKSSNLN
- a CDS encoding methanogenesis marker 15 protein, whose amino-acid sequence is MVKIAQISCGTEYSGVQKEIEKAASTFGAEIIIPETDIDYIDEAYEKFGFNCASSGIRLMIARAMSIVEGKSDADAVFIATCFRCAEGALVRNEVRRFIQQNTRLPVVTYSFTERTKADELFIRMEALSTIVARKSILAREKQEGLTLGVDSGSTTTKVVLMEKNKVIGTGWLPTTDVIGCTNDGIAEAMEGTGYTMDDIDGMGVTGYGRLTIGKKMGAELIQEELSVNSKGAVYLAGHQKGEATVLDIGGMDNKVITVNDGIPDNFTMGGICAGASGRFLEITARRLGADISELGPLAIKGDYHKALLNSYCIVFGIQDLVTSLAAGGSKEDVAAAACHSVAEQVYEQQLQEIDVREPLIQVGGTSLIEGLVEAVSDVLGGINVIVPEYSQYIGAVGSALLVSGIGKRQE
- a CDS encoding methanogenesis marker 5 protein, which produces MKVAIFPPNSLILADLIERKGHKALVLQNEIRKKVKDPEIDSPPFNLTEEDPIKGLKYAAIEVPSGVRGRMSIFGPLIEEAEAAIIMDEAPFGFGCIGCARTNELCVFYLRKRGIPTLELKYPKTKDETTELVNKINTFLDSLEEDNG
- a CDS encoding DUF2111 domain-containing protein — encoded protein: MKITSSSNGKEIENMALAIHELINNLPLTMRTKNSKGVRIEEGEIIDYEYSGPVLEKVLETGQTIRGEPESGPYQGMPLVVVPIKENNETIAAIGVVDITKGLFSDMIEISRRPEPIKNEPSKGEFY
- a CDS encoding methanogenesis marker 6 protein; amino-acid sequence: MSPKESPEVCKDDHTRTRMIILGPGATISQSELTQSLHMMELPLTIKSTCYGAMVYGDQEYVDHAVEKARKLDPYNIFTKDRGFPPGDPRRCRGHRGAAREGYHQLEKEFKLLGFIGEALKKPQKVDIKEPEKVSVDEFREIAEKSYSKSKSSDKSSKIQDEG
- a CDS encoding methanogenesis marker 3 protein — its product is MLVKVNGQKVELPDGSTIEDAIQATNAPYKKGCVLGVIKGKEEFEKHINKYKIKTNHGSIIIEMVEDDDAQELINEWKKNYKLFENLHVRWTTSDEAAIGPIKTDLESTRDEFFYEEGEVVLSLSGFTSDSTHIILIRDDHSAVYGVPKGNRGVFARIAGGRRTVLNLEDRDTILSVEPVIERKSIIQSAAVTDIGTLLEEGNQIFTYVLVKPFGDSPQSTEHLYALAKNGKITVDYESNTFVGFYALQGLKKDPEVIGERKRGTVTFRNTGKGVGKVYIYREDRVATPSHTIIGNVEQGIHLLDIAKKGDEVTFKIEPERIMTLSMTQKEAETFLKMRGIEHIRDGLTDDDALVVSQEPQFTMDIVKENKVKTLGINKDNLIEVEFNKEAPRSTWYFKKISGLIDAPLGSIKVHFAFPGMKVIMFKGDSKEAKGLIPESNPQKCVQKGELGITNMSRRHIGIIGVRFEDNDEFGPTGEPFNGTNIIGSITKGLESLEKFKEGDLVYVAERKS
- a CDS encoding methanogenesis marker 2 protein produces the protein MDLDTLVDSLKNFEGVTRKKPIREITNILKDVYNVAGNTVLNFGDDASAIDIGDGKLLLLAADGIWGQLMTKDPYWAGYCSVLVNVNDIAAMGGKPMGMVNVLSVNNEESCHAVMEGIKDGARKFGVPMVGGHVHPDTPYDALDVSISGVVPKDALITSCDAQVGDKVIVAIDLDGQQHPKFALNWDTTTHKEPSLIQAQIDVMGKIGAQKLVTAGKDISNPGTLGTLGMLLESSGVGAEVELNKIPRNESVSWDEWLKSYPGSGFVLTADSSTVEMCLELLKEVNITGAVVGEIIADEKLYLEHEGQKRVLFDLKINGIMGVREESSN